One stretch of Brachyhypopomus gauderio isolate BG-103 chromosome 10, BGAUD_0.2, whole genome shotgun sequence DNA includes these proteins:
- the LOC143526198 gene encoding LOW QUALITY PROTEIN: olfactory receptor 1E16-like (The sequence of the model RefSeq protein was modified relative to this genomic sequence to represent the inferred CDS: substituted 1 base at 1 genomic stop codon) — protein MTXLESNVSMTSNMTSIQPVSSVNETFFHPTFYIRGLYNIPHAKYYYVFLSIVYAVTVLGNSFIMGIIYMARNLHTAKYLAVFNLAFSDLCGSSALIPKIIDTFLFDNQYISYAACLANMFFVLFFMTLQSLTLLALAYDRLVAICFPLRYHTIITKTAMSVILGILWFISVTINALLVSLVTRLSFCRSTIVNSYFCDYGPVFKLACNDKTINNIMSYVCIAVLLYIPLLLITVSYGCIGFALQRIVHGNEKIKAMKTCTSHVILVTLYYVPIVSIYTAANITSIDTNIRIINIALTQTIPPMLNPIIYTLKTEEVMQAIKKLNFGSFVKSTLTGAVRN, from the exons atgacttgactggaaagcaatgtctca ATGACATCTAACATGACTTCAATTCAGCCTGTGTCATCAGTGAATGAAACATTTTTTCACCCAACATTTTACATTAGAGGACTTTACAACATTCCACATGCAAAGTATTACTATGTGTTTCTAAGCATTGTGTATGCTGTGACTGTTTTAGGGAATTCTTTTATTATGGGAATCATCTACATGGCACGCAACTTACACACTGCAAAGTATTTAGCTGTCTTCAACTTGGCCTTCTCTGATCTGTGTGGAAGCTCTGCTCTCATTCCAAAGATTATTGACACTTTTCTGTTTGACAATCAGTACATATCATATGCAGCATGTCTGGCaaatatgttttttgttttattctttatgACTCTGCAGTCTCTTACTCTGCTTGCTTTAGCTTATGACAGGCTGGTTGCTATATGTTTTCCTCTGAGGTATCACACTATTATAACCAAAACAGCTATGAGTGTGATCTTAGGCATTTTGTGGTTTATATCTGTAACTATAAATGCTCTCCTTGTATCTCTGGTCACCAGACTGTCCTTCTGTCGATCTACTATAGTTAACAGCTATTTTTGTGATTATGGCCCTGTGTTTAAATTAGCCTGCAATGATAAAACTATAAATAACATAATGTCTTATGTCTGCATAGCTGTCCTGCTGTACATTCCACTACTACTAATCACAGTTTCTTATGGTTGTATTGGTTTTGCATTGCAAAGAATTGTACATGGTAATGAGAAAATCAAAGCAATGAAAACCTGCACCTCCCATGTCATATTAGTTACTTTATATTATGTACCAATTGTTAGCATTTACACTGCAGCTAATATAACATCTATAGATACAAATATCAGGATAATCAACATTGCTCTGACACAGACTATTCCACCCATGTTAAACCCAATCATATACACTCTAAAGACAGAGGAGGTCATGCAGGCCATTAAAAAACTCAACTTTGGATCATTTGTAAAGTCGACATTGACAGGAGCTGTAAGGAATTAA